Within the Sarcophilus harrisii chromosome 2, mSarHar1.11, whole genome shotgun sequence genome, the region AccagaaaagaccttagaacatagaatgtcaggtCTAGTAGGAACATCTCCTCCACCCCCtgcattatacaaatgagatttAATCTCAGGTAAACGGAGttgtcccaggtcacacagtGTATAAGGGATTCATTCACCTGCTTGAGCAACGAGTTGAGAATGACAAAGGGGACAGGAGAGAGGCCCCTGTCCACATGTGAGCAATATCTGTATGTACAGGAGAGATGCTCGAAGGCAaagtgactgtgtgtgtgtgtgtgtgtgttcacacaAATCGGTTGGCAAAGAACTGTGCTAGGTCATGAAAGCGCAGAGGACTGTAATATAATGTAACTTGCCCTGAAAAGGCTTCCGGGTGAAAGGGATCCATAGAAGGGGGGGCCAGCCACATGAAGAACTATTCCAGGTGCCCAATGAGGGGGAGAAGAAGCCGCAAGGCTGGCCCTGGCGGTTGGGGGGAGGAAACATCCGTTCAAACTTGGCCCTTCAGGATTAAGTGGAGCCCCTCTCCCCCTTTGCCCCGTGCTTTCTGTCTTCCTAGCCCCCACTGCGGGCTGATCTAAGGTTCAGTCCCTCGATTTGCGCGACGGGGAAGCAGCCAGCCCACGACGGTTCCCCCAGATGGTACTCatggttgtttttttgttgtgcgtgtgtgcatgtgtgtgtgtttttcacGGCTTGCGCTCTCAGGCTTCAAAATGTGTGTCAGCAGCAACAGCAACGAAGAGACCCCCGTCTTGAATGCAAAACAAGTGGACGTCCCGGACATTATTGTCACACCTCCCACCCCCACGACTTCCGGGATGGGGCTAAGAGACTCGATTCAGTCAGGTGAGGAGCCCCCGTGCAACAACTGCTCAGCCAGATGCTGTGAGAAGATGGGGGGGCGAGGGAAAGATTGCCACGGAGGCTGGGGAGCATGGGGGAGATGCCAAACAGTTTCTCCGGCACTGTGAACAGCTTGCAGAGGGCCCCATCTGTGCAATTTCTTTCTCCGGCTCCTATCCCTTAACTGGGGTTATTAAAGATTTATTAATGAATCTGCATACACCTTCACTGCTGGGCCCTTCCCACAATTACCAGCCTCAGCAAGATGTGGCGTGTTAAGTAATTAAGCAGGCAGCTCCTCTCGGCAGTGAGGGGAGGATTGATGAATGAGGGCCAGCACCCCGGCCCTGGGACGCCTGTGGAATTTTTAGTTGGGTTTTCAGCCATCCCTCCACAAGTGctgcttttcctcctcttcctcctcctgaaAACATGGCCCCAGAGGCTAGAGCAAGAACATGGCATCCCCCTCGTTGCTAAAGCCACCGTTTCCTTGCTCCATCCTGTTTCTGCCCCTCAGGTAGCCAGGTGGCTTTGCcctgggaggaggagggaggggaggatggGCAAGGTGGATGAGAGAAGGAGCAGACCAGCAGCAGGAGGCAGCAGCCTGGGGCTGGTTTCTCCTCCTGTGAGGTCACCGCAGAGTAGCCAAGTAACTGGCCTGATGTCAGGGACCCAGTGTGCAGAATCCAATCCCATTCCTGCTTCGAGTCCGAGCCAGCCTCGTTTATTTGGTGTGGGCTGTATATAAGAAACTGTGTCAGGCCACGCTGGATGAAGAAATAGAGCATTAGACTATTCTAtagaataatagcacctgcccCAGAAGGCCCTTTAGTAGAAGGATATCGATAAGGAGATAGCAGTGTTATACGTTAGAGTGGGGATAGTATTGGGCTCAGACTCCAGAAGGGCCGTGTTGAAATCCTCCTTTCCTACTTGGGCACCATCTCTTATCCTCAGTtagcttatctataaaatgggaataataatgacacAAGGTTATAAAGGTCAAGTGAGCTATTTTATGTAagatgttttgcaaaccttataagGAATATTGGTATTGGGGTCTGGAGTTGAGAAGAACTGGGTTTTGGTACCACGTTGGACATTTAGCAATTTTTGTGACAACTCCTCTAGGACAacttccccatttgtaaaatatgggATTGGACCCAATATTCTTTGAAGTTGCTTCCAAAGTCTAAATCTTCACCTTAATTTCTAATGTTTTAGAGATAGAAACTGTCCACAAGAGCCGAAGGGGCAAATTACCTAGGCAGGAGCCCTGTGGGCCGGGAGTCAGGAAACATGGCTTTACCCTATACTGCTGCCATTCATTTCATCTCTCCAAGCCTCAGCTTCTACAAAGTGAGGATAATGATCAGGAAACATCCCGGGGAGACAGTTTGGAAGCCTGAGTCTGAGGGCCGGGCTCTAAGGCTTACAAGCTGAGTGACCACGGGAAAATCAGTGTGTCTGTGTGGGCCTTGCTGTCTCATGCACACAATGTGACCTCTCCGGAGATAACACAGTGTGTGTCTGTGGCACCTGTCAGCCTGCTGGGAGCATTGTGCAGATCAGTCAGGACCATGCTCCAGGCCGCGGAGGAGCCATGGTATTGTTCCCGGCCCCTGGGGTAGAGCCAGACATGGACGACCCGGGCATCCCGCAGGCCAGTGGTCTGGGCTTCTCGGAACAGAGCAGGCCGTGATCTCTGCAGGCTACTAAGAAACCCCATCCTCAAAGGCAGGCAGTCCAAATTCTGGCCTCTTCTTTGCTGTTAAAATATCATATGACTGTGCCTCCACTtcccccacctgtaaaatgaggggagttgACTAGATAATCCCTTAGATTTCTTCTAATTATGGGAACATGAAGCCTGGAAGAAAGCAGCCAGTTGTGGGAGGTGACTTGGCTTGGGCTCTCtgtattttggttttttggtcCACCAGTAATTTCTAACAGGGTCAGATTGAAGTGAGGTGGGCTTCGTCTCTATAACAGTGTGGGATAATAGCTGGTTTGAGGAGAGCCTTGGGGATGAAGAGCCAGGCTTAAGGAAAACCTGGGAGCCCCATCACTCAGCTTCTCTGCTAAGTTACTGGGGATCCTTATAATAGGAACATCTGTGAGACACAGAGCAGTGCATCAGGGAAAACTAAAAGGAGAGATGAGACGGGAAGGTTTCAATGGGAACAGCTTTGAGGTCTGGGTCACTATTGACACATACAGATGTtgtttctccatttctccctcaGAGTGGCTAGATGAGACTGGGTCTTACTCTGATGATGGAGAAATTGATACTGAATCCTGAGGAGGCAAACCGTGTCCTCGGCTCCCTTTTCGGATGGCTCTCGCTGAGGGAAGAAGACCGTTCACTGTTTCCTCTCACAATATGGCCTCCTACATTAGCTTTCTCCTGTCTCCAGATGCCCTAACGGTGACGTGCCCCACTGGGTGAAATCCATTAAGTCTGTTGGAACAATGGAGCCATTCGGGACCAAAGGAAAGAGGCACACAAGTGGGAAAAGAGCGAGGCATTTTCCTTGACCAACTCAAACAATAACCCACAACAACAGAAGCCTGACTGTCAGGCTCACTAAACCCTGTTCTTCCCCACTAGAGTCAgtgtggagaaagaaaaggagaaatctaATGAACTATGGATGGTGGTGTTTCCCATAATCCAATGGGATTTTTCTCCACTAAAAAACCACACATCTGTACCCTGTGTCATGGGGCTCCTCCAGGTGTGATGTGCCACAAAAAGAGGATTTTGCAATGTGGCTCTGAATAAGACCTTGCAAGACaaatggtttcctttttttttttaagttttacaagTATTGAGAAAGGTTAAATATGGTTTATAAATCAAAGATCTGGATTTGGTGGGGATTTtgtgtttggttggttggttttagTTGGGGGGttttttcattacaaataaaGATTCTCTGAAACACACCATGAATGTCACTTCCTGGGCGGCTGTATTGAAAGAGCTCACACAAGGCAGGTGTTAAGAAGATGAGAGAAAATGTAGATATCAAAGGCCAAAGTCCTGATTCTGGCATTGCGTGAATCTCTCTGGCTTTCATCCTCTTCAGAAATGAAAGAGCTGTTTCCCAGTGTCCCTCCCAATTTTACCAGGCAGTGTTCCAAAGTCCTTTTTGGCTTTGATATTCTATTAGCCTTAAGTAACAGTCAATCAATCTAAAGTTTGGTCTCTAGGCTCCTATGTGATGATACTCTATTAAGAAGCTAGACATGGTTCTTATTCAGATTCTACTCATATAGAACCCAACgaatgggtatatatatatatacctattccTCAAACCTGACAGTTTTCCTAATTTAATTCCCTTCCTTTGAGTTAtaagaggaaaagatgaaaaaaaaaatctcttttcagcTAGTCCCTTCCTATGAAGACTTTGAGTAGCTTTCTATTTTTATGTCAGTCCATTTCTAAAGGCCTTCCTAATTGACTCCACCCAGAAATTCAATCTATGGCCAGTAGGAATTTCTGCCCAATATTCTATAAAGGAACAGTGTAGTCTATATATGAGAACAGCCCTGGTTTGGTGTCAGGTGTGAGTTCAAGTCCCGGACTGGCTCTGTTGTTTTCCTCTCTGGGTCtcctcctcatctataaaatgaagtggttggaaGAAATGATCCCTGCagttttttcctagttttattcCCCTTACCTAACAGTGGTTTAATTGGGTTGGGCATTTGCCAAAGGGAGACACAGGGGGATGGTAGGTGTGATTATAAACATTAGCTAAGACAACAATATGAGCTTAGCAACAGACAGTGTGTCTGTCTTATGATGATCAGCCCAAGAAAGATGGGACAGAAGCTCCCCATCACAAGACCAGCCCTCAGAGAGTGATGCTTTTGGACACAGCAATTTATGAAATGAGCAACTAAGCTTGGAGGAGCCACAAACTGCCTCGGCAGAAGGAGCCCCCTTCGACTGGTCCTTCCAGTCCTGAAGTTAGCAAAACCAGAGCGCTAGGAGCCATATGGAGAGGGACTTAAAAGGATGTGCTTGTGGGAGCTGAATTCCTGTGTGGCCAAGCGGACAGCTGCACCAGGATTCAGAAACTGGAAGAAGCCCGGGTAGGCGCTGCTATACACCACACAGCCAATCCTGAGACTTGGAAGGAGGAAAGCATTTCATCCCCTGGCTCAGGGTAAGTCAACCTCACTGTGCTTTTCTCACTTAGAAGAGTTGACAGATGGGACTGGAAAAGTTGGTGCATTTGATTAAGccacattcttttttaaaaataacttttctggGAAATTAGCAGCTTTGATATTAGGGTTAAATTCCAGAAACCAGTTATATGATCATATCAAATCATATAAGTCAAATCATgaatctttgtctgcctcagtttcctcatttataaaatggggctaatggTAGCTCCTACCTCCCAAAATTGTtgaggatgaaaaaagaaaaccttaaagcactatataaagatTAATTCTTGTTGCTCTTATTCCAGTCCTGGTTCTGGCATTAACTTTGGCCATGGCACTTCCTTCTCTGATCCTCAGTGTTCTCTTATGTAATAAGAGGTGATTGGACAATATGATCTCTAAAACCCTGACCTTCTATTAAGGTCCTTTAACCTTAACAGGCAAAGTATATCCCACTGGGTGTGTCTcctggaaatattatttttaggaGAACATTGATTAAATACTTAATCATTAAAGATATTTTGTTCATCAAATAAACTAAAGATCattaaagtaatttaaattacttaaaaaataaacaataaaactttgctttaaagaaatagaatgtcTTCATTAAAAACAAGACCCAAAGTGCCCGACTTTTTTTGGAGCTGCATATCTACACCTATGTTTCCAGCTTGGATGTTTTATATTCAAATGTTCTTTTCAGCTCCAACTTTTTCCATGTTATTAAACACCTTCTTGCTCTAACTTCTATAGACATAAGTGGGAGGGCCAATGAAGtttgttattttcaatttctcatttCTATGGTCTTTTTCTAACCCccttctgctttttctcttctgGAGCAGGACTACTATTCTCCCATTTTTGTTGTGCCTGAAAGAAAGCCTCTGCTATCAGTCATTTATACCTTGGTACAGTAATTTGTACCAATTAACCATTAAAtgattaatgattaaaaaatcaATACTGAGACAGAAGTATTTATCTCCTCAAGAATTTAGGGAATCAGGATGCCTTTTAGCTAGGGGATTCAATTGAAATTTTTCCCAATTTGTATTGAGAGAGATTACTGAGATGAAAAAGTACCACCAATATATTGACTTTTGTACTGACCACACCTTCCCTCAACCTACAAACTTGGTCATGTCAACCCTTAGATACTGGATCAGACCTTCAGAACTCCATTGCAGAAGGTGAGGGAGATAGAACAACCCCTGGCCTACTTAGGCAAAGGACAAAGTTTGCTAAAAAAGAGTCAGGGGTGGAGTCTGGACTTGtagtttcattattattaatgtaaGGAACTCCCGATTGACAAAACTCTACAATTACAGGTTAGCACTGTCTCAGCCATTTAGAGTCTTAGAAAGCTGCTTAGAACACTTTGAGGATGGGGCTTGCCCTGGGTGTGTCAGACTAGCTCTGCTAGTATTGGAATACAAggatctaaataaataaatgaatgaatgaatgaatgaatggatagatagatagataaaaaagtCTGTGCTTCCAATTTTGCACCTCCATCAGAAGAATATAAGGAAACTAGGTTGGACAAGCCTCCTTGTGAACAAGAAAAGTAGACATTCTGGAACACCACTTTAGGAGGCCAGGAGACATGCATCCTTGTCCTGTAACTTTCAACCAGATTGGGAGGAGGGGGATGGTCTTAACCTGTTatagatccctttggcagttGGAGAAAATCTCCCAAACCCTTCTCAGGGTTGCCTGAATTCATAATTGAAGCAAATACTAAGTTTcaattagaggttagtgaaaataaagaataagaaccCTTGGACTAGATAATCCCTTGAGCCTTTCCAGTTAATTCTTTGATTCTTAAGAATTTCACGTCTTTGAGCTTCAGGGAGGTGGGAGATCCATAGAAAAGatcttaattttatattctgCCTACCAGGATTCAGGAAAGAAATTGTACTTTAATCTGAATCAATCACAAGAAGACTTTTCCTTAAGGTAGTAGGAATAGGGTTGATTAACTGCCCCCAAACTGTATATTCTCTGCTGTCCCACAATAAGAACAAGACTGTGACTCAAGAAAGATGGCAACCTGATGAAAGGTTGATTCAGCAGCTGGTGGTATGTTGAAAGACCCAGGGCTATTCTAATTCAAAGTAATCCTCAAACATATATCACCCCAGAAGCCCTTCCTCTTCTACTCCCCTCCTTAGGGACTCTttccctaagttttttttttttttttaaccaaacttatttcattggtatagggaacttccaCTCTATAAACTCCCTTCTCCTAATGTAGTTATAACCCCTTTGCTCCATATAGTCTTTTGAGAGCTGCCTACGGGTACTTCCCCCAGATAGAATGGCACACTCAGTATGTGTTAGGGGAAGAACTTGAAAAAAACAGGTCTTCCTAAATTAAAGGCTGCTTCACTAATCCAGTACATAAAGCATGACTCCTCCATGTTAGCCCACCATGCTTCTTCCCATTGGCCTTTCAAAACTTCTCATCATGGCAGCCTGTCAAGGTTCCTCttgcctttattattattattatttctggacTTCTCCTTAGCAAAATAATCTCAGGTGACCTGAATCTCTGGAGAGCAAAGCAGCTCAAAAGAGAAGGGAACTGCTAAGAACAGAATTTTAAGAACATAATCTCCATTGGAGAAGCAAAAGGAAAGTCATTGAAAAAGCTCATTGTGGTCTCACTGAGAGCTCAGACATTAAAAAGATGTGTGAAAGACAAGAAGGACATATAATAAAGAAAGCATAACAGAAAGAGGGGTATATATAAGAATGGCAGAAAAATTAAGGCAGAATTAATTGTAAGATCTGGGTTTTTTAAAAGCTTGTGTTTTGAGGACTATAAAACCAAGGAAAG harbors:
- the C2H16orf74 gene encoding uncharacterized protein C16orf74 homolog, whose translation is MGLKLSCLKGFKMCVSSNSNEETPVLNAKQVDVPDIIVTPPTPTTSGMGLRDSIQSEWLDETGSYSDDGEIDTES